The following are encoded together in the Adhaeribacter arboris genome:
- a CDS encoding redoxin domain-containing protein, translating to MKTLLLSRILKNFLFAFILLLATIRSLADDPKTLEIGASAPDFSLPGVDGKTYSLKSFANAKILTIIFTCNHCPTAQAYEDRMKALVTDYKNKGVAVVAVSPNYPQAVSLDEMGYTDLGDSFEEMKIRAKDKGYNFPYLFDGETEIMSKAYGPMATPHVFVFDQQRKLRYTGRLDAAEKPGSANAEDTRSALDALLAGKPVAVAKTKTFGCSIKWQEKSDWAKKAPLVWAKEPVDLMVIEEADLKALLKNDTDKVRLVNVWATWCGPCVVEMPEFINMNRMYRNREFEFITISADKPDKKDKALAILKKMQASNKNYIWHSEDTYKLIEAIDPQWQGALPYTLLIEPGGKVAYRTQGSIVPLEMKKMIVSKIGRYY from the coding sequence ATGAAAACACTCCTTCTTTCCCGCATTTTAAAAAATTTTCTCTTTGCTTTTATTCTGCTGCTGGCAACTATCCGCAGTTTAGCCGACGATCCTAAAACTCTGGAAATTGGCGCTTCGGCTCCCGACTTTAGTTTGCCGGGAGTGGATGGAAAAACGTACTCGCTTAAAAGCTTTGCCAACGCTAAAATTCTGACGATAATCTTTACCTGCAACCATTGCCCCACGGCCCAAGCCTACGAAGACCGCATGAAAGCATTGGTTACTGATTACAAAAACAAAGGGGTGGCGGTAGTGGCCGTTTCGCCCAACTACCCTCAAGCGGTATCTTTAGATGAAATGGGCTACACCGATTTAGGCGATAGCTTTGAAGAAATGAAAATTCGGGCGAAGGACAAAGGATATAACTTCCCGTATTTATTTGACGGCGAAACCGAAATTATGTCGAAAGCTTACGGACCTATGGCAACGCCGCACGTTTTTGTGTTCGACCAACAACGCAAGCTGCGCTATACCGGCCGCTTAGACGCTGCGGAGAAACCCGGCTCAGCTAATGCCGAAGATACCCGTAGTGCCTTGGATGCCTTGCTGGCCGGAAAACCCGTGGCCGTAGCAAAAACCAAAACCTTTGGCTGTTCTATAAAATGGCAGGAAAAAAGCGACTGGGCGAAAAAAGCCCCACTCGTGTGGGCCAAGGAACCCGTAGATTTAATGGTAATTGAAGAAGCCGATTTAAAAGCTTTGTTAAAAAATGATACCGATAAAGTACGCCTGGTAAATGTTTGGGCAACCTGGTGCGGACCCTGCGTAGTAGAAATGCCCGAATTTATTAACATGAACCGCATGTACCGCAACCGCGAGTTTGAGTTTATCACCATTAGCGCCGACAAACCCGATAAAAAAGACAAAGCCCTGGCTATTTTGAAAAAAATGCAGGCTTCCAACAAAAATTACATCTGGCACTCCGAAGATACGTACAAATTAATTGAAGCCATTGACCCGCAATGGCAGGGAGCTCTGCCCTACACCCTCTTAATTGAACCCGGCGGCAAAGTAGCTTACCGCACCCAAGGCTCTATTGTACCCCTGGAAATGAAAAAAATGATTGTGAGTAAGATCGGCCGGTATTATTAA
- a CDS encoding FAD-dependent oxidoreductase: protein MRYTIRFISWFVFLSLLSCRNSEVKNSTASNQNIIKADIIIYGGTSAAIASAVQATRLGKSVIVVSPDKHLGGMASSGLGFTDTGNKAVIGGIAREFYQRIYQHYQKPEAWRWQKKEEYGNKGQGTPAMDGTERTMWIFEPHVAETVMEDFVRENKIPVFRDEWLNRESGVQKKKGKIIAIQTLSGITYVGKMFIDATYEGDLLAAAGVSYHVGREANAVYGEEFNGVQTGVLHHDHYFKKNIDPYKIPGNPASGILPLISPEDPGVKGAGDKKVQAYCFRMCLTNHPENRVPFPKPEGYDSAQYELLVRVFDSGWGELFRKFDAIPNRKTDTNNHGPVSTDYIGGSYAYPEATYERRQEIIKAHETYQKGLLYFMATSKQIPQEVQAEFNTWGLAKDEFTENGNWPHQLYVREARRMVSDYVMTEHETLGRRAVANPVGMGSYSLDSHNIQRYVKPDGYVQNEGDIGVPVKEPYQISYGAIIPKKQECQNLLVPVCLSSSHIAYGSIRMEPVFMILGQSAATAAAQAIESKKAVQDLNYAKLKEQLLKDNQVLTKPMANF from the coding sequence ATGAGATATACTATTCGGTTTATTAGCTGGTTCGTTTTTCTGAGTTTATTATCCTGTCGTAACTCCGAAGTAAAAAATTCTACTGCTTCTAATCAGAATATTATAAAGGCAGATATTATCATTTATGGTGGCACTTCAGCGGCAATTGCTTCGGCAGTGCAGGCCACCCGTTTGGGAAAAAGTGTTATTGTAGTTTCGCCGGATAAGCATTTGGGCGGGATGGCTTCCAGTGGCTTGGGATTTACTGATACCGGAAATAAAGCCGTAATAGGCGGTATTGCCCGCGAATTTTACCAACGAATTTACCAGCATTACCAAAAACCCGAAGCCTGGCGTTGGCAGAAAAAAGAAGAATACGGCAACAAAGGTCAGGGCACACCGGCTATGGACGGTACCGAACGCACCATGTGGATTTTTGAACCTCACGTAGCCGAAACAGTTATGGAAGACTTTGTAAGAGAAAATAAAATTCCGGTTTTCCGGGACGAATGGCTGAACCGGGAGAGTGGCGTACAAAAGAAAAAAGGTAAAATAATCGCTATTCAAACTTTAAGCGGCATTACCTACGTGGGTAAAATGTTTATTGATGCTACTTACGAAGGCGATTTGCTAGCGGCAGCCGGAGTGAGTTACCACGTGGGCCGGGAAGCCAATGCAGTTTACGGCGAAGAGTTTAATGGCGTACAAACCGGAGTTTTGCACCATGATCATTACTTTAAGAAAAACATCGATCCTTATAAAATTCCGGGTAATCCGGCCAGCGGTATACTGCCTTTGATTTCTCCGGAAGATCCGGGAGTAAAAGGCGCCGGTGATAAAAAAGTGCAGGCTTACTGCTTCCGGATGTGCCTTACCAATCACCCGGAAAACCGGGTACCTTTTCCTAAGCCTGAGGGCTACGACTCTGCGCAATACGAACTATTGGTACGGGTTTTTGATTCGGGCTGGGGGGAGTTGTTCCGGAAATTTGATGCCATTCCGAACCGGAAAACCGATACCAACAACCACGGCCCGGTTAGTACCGATTACATTGGCGGGAGTTACGCTTACCCCGAAGCCACCTACGAACGCCGGCAAGAAATTATAAAAGCCCACGAAACCTACCAGAAAGGCTTACTTTATTTTATGGCTACCAGTAAACAGATTCCGCAGGAGGTGCAAGCAGAATTTAATACCTGGGGCTTAGCCAAAGACGAATTTACGGAAAACGGCAACTGGCCGCACCAGTTGTATGTGCGGGAAGCCCGCCGCATGGTAAGCGATTACGTGATGACGGAACACGAAACCCTGGGCCGCCGAGCAGTAGCAAACCCCGTGGGTATGGGTTCCTACTCCTTAGATTCCCATAACATTCAGCGCTACGTAAAACCCGACGGCTACGTACAGAACGAAGGGGATATTGGCGTGCCGGTTAAAGAACCTTACCAGATTAGCTACGGCGCTATTATCCCGAAAAAGCAGGAATGCCAGAATTTATTGGTGCCGGTTTGTTTATCCAGCTCGCATATTGCTTACGGTTCTATCCGCATGGAACCGGTTTTTATGATTTTGGGACAAAGTGCTGCTACGGCCGCAGCGCAGGCTATAGAAAGTAAAAAAGCTGTGCAAGATTTAAATTATGCCAAACTGAAAGAGCAGTTACTCAAAGACAACCAAGTTTTAACCAAGCCCATGGCTAATTTTTAA
- a CDS encoding glycoside hydrolase family 127 protein, which produces MKRYSSFLVIVLGFIFFACSNKEQSLSEKPAVQLSPVHQVKINDPFWSPKLELWRTTTANDILDKFEGKHLATAEERKNNNVFGNFDQVAAGKKGTGQHAGLPWFDGLIYETIRGIGDLVGQYPDPALQARLDNYIDRIYAAQQADPNGYINTYTDLMEPTHRWGDNGGFLRWQHDVYNGGMLIEAGVHYYKATGKTKLLTVATRFANYMSDLMGPVPKRNIVPAHSGPEEAMMKLYWLYKEEPELKKKLTVPVNQTAYYRLAQFWIENRGKHAGYPLWLTWGNDKSEKWIKEQKYKNGSIASNARPSWGDYAQDSIPVFQQKTIEGHAVRATLLATGITAVALESHAPEYVQTAENLWDNMVGRRMFVTGGVGAIHNDEKFGPDYFLPTDAYLETCAAVGAGFFSQRMNELTGNAKYMDEFERVLYNNVLTGISLAGNKYTYQNPLNAANHARWNWHSCPCCPPMFLKMVSSLPDYIYASAGDQLYVNLFIGSEAQIKLTGSKQVAIKQETNYPWNGKITLTVSPENSTAFTLYVRIPGWARGKENPYDLYHSDLNPQYTLRVNGKVQKIVLENGYAVIQRKWKKGDQVMLDLPLQPRLIMANKQVKDLQSMVAIASGPIIYCLEGVDNTNLEVLQVNTADSLKMQYRKGMLNGVNVITSKLNNKGEESSLTAIPYYAAGNREGRGYKVWLKLDR; this is translated from the coding sequence ATGAAAAGATACAGTTCCTTTCTCGTCATTGTCCTAGGGTTCATCTTTTTTGCCTGTTCTAATAAAGAGCAAAGTTTAAGCGAAAAGCCTGCGGTACAGCTTTCGCCGGTCCACCAGGTAAAAATAAATGACCCCTTCTGGAGTCCCAAGCTGGAGCTTTGGCGAACAACTACCGCGAATGATATTTTAGATAAATTTGAAGGAAAACACCTTGCTACCGCAGAGGAAAGAAAAAATAACAATGTGTTCGGGAATTTTGACCAAGTTGCGGCCGGTAAGAAAGGAACGGGTCAGCATGCTGGATTACCTTGGTTTGATGGCTTGATTTATGAAACAATAAGGGGTATTGGAGACTTAGTTGGTCAGTATCCGGATCCGGCCCTACAAGCTAGGCTGGATAATTATATTGATCGGATTTACGCGGCGCAGCAGGCAGATCCTAACGGTTATATTAACACTTATACGGATCTAATGGAACCAACTCATCGCTGGGGAGACAATGGGGGCTTTTTACGCTGGCAGCACGACGTGTACAACGGCGGAATGCTCATCGAGGCAGGTGTACACTATTACAAAGCTACCGGTAAGACAAAACTGCTGACAGTGGCTACCCGCTTTGCCAATTACATGAGCGATTTAATGGGGCCAGTGCCCAAACGCAATATTGTTCCGGCCCACTCTGGTCCCGAAGAAGCAATGATGAAATTATATTGGTTATATAAAGAAGAACCGGAGTTAAAGAAAAAACTAACCGTTCCGGTAAACCAAACTGCTTACTACCGCTTAGCCCAATTCTGGATTGAAAACCGCGGCAAGCATGCGGGTTATCCCTTGTGGCTTACCTGGGGCAATGATAAGTCCGAGAAATGGATTAAAGAACAAAAATATAAAAATGGCTCGATAGCCAGTAATGCCCGGCCTAGTTGGGGCGATTATGCCCAAGATTCGATACCCGTATTCCAGCAGAAAACCATTGAAGGCCACGCGGTCAGAGCTACCTTGCTCGCTACGGGTATTACCGCCGTAGCCCTAGAAAGCCACGCTCCGGAATACGTACAAACGGCAGAAAACCTCTGGGATAACATGGTGGGGCGCCGGATGTTTGTGACCGGAGGTGTCGGTGCTATTCACAATGATGAGAAATTTGGGCCGGATTATTTTCTGCCGACGGATGCCTACTTGGAAACTTGCGCAGCGGTGGGTGCCGGCTTCTTTAGCCAGAGAATGAATGAGCTGACGGGCAACGCCAAATATATGGATGAATTTGAACGAGTATTATACAATAATGTGCTTACCGGTATCTCGCTGGCGGGTAACAAATACACCTACCAGAACCCGCTAAATGCAGCTAATCATGCTCGCTGGAATTGGCACTCTTGCCCGTGCTGCCCACCCATGTTTTTAAAAATGGTGTCGTCCTTACCTGACTATATCTATGCTTCTGCTGGCGACCAATTATATGTCAATCTATTTATCGGGAGCGAGGCACAAATTAAACTAACCGGAAGTAAGCAAGTTGCCATTAAACAAGAAACCAATTATCCTTGGAACGGAAAAATTACCTTGACCGTAAGTCCGGAAAATTCTACTGCCTTTACTTTGTATGTACGCATACCCGGCTGGGCTCGCGGGAAAGAAAATCCCTATGACTTGTACCATTCCGATCTTAATCCGCAGTATACCCTGCGGGTTAATGGCAAAGTGCAGAAAATAGTCCTGGAGAATGGCTATGCGGTAATTCAGAGAAAATGGAAAAAGGGAGATCAAGTAATGCTGGACTTACCCCTACAACCCCGCCTGATAATGGCTAATAAACAAGTGAAAGATTTACAAAGTATGGTTGCCATTGCCTCGGGTCCGATCATCTACTGCCTGGAAGGAGTTGATAATACTAATCTGGAAGTGCTTCAAGTTAATACAGCTGATTCTTTGAAAATGCAGTACCGAAAAGGCATGCTGAACGGGGTTAACGTGATTACAAGTAAGTTAAATAATAAGGGCGAAGAATCCAGTTTGACGGCAATCCCCTACTATGCGGCCGGTAACCGCGAAGGAAGGGGGTACAAAGTTTGGCTAAAGCTTGACCGCTGA
- a CDS encoding acylase, with protein sequence MRMLFTLVIFCLLAPVTFGQNQATSGAASNLPTEILWDRYGVPHVYGRSIPEMYYAFGWAQMHNHANLLLKLYGQARGRAAEYWGIDYLATDKQVHLFNLPETARQNYAKQDPEYKSYLDAFVKGINAYAQAHPEVIDPARKRVLPITPTDVLAHSTRIICLEFLAAGDIYNALQPMNAGSNAYAIGPAKSASKNALLMANPHLPWSDFYLFFEAHLTAPGFQAYGASLVGQPVLNIAFNNKLGWTHTVNTIDASDRYELTLKNNGYLLDGVVQPFTHRKVTLKIRQADGTFLTQPTEFLSSKQGPIAGEKNGKAYAIRIAGLENAFLDAQYHKMALAQNFKEFETALKMLQNPMFNVIYADQEGNIFYLFNGNVPKRSEGDWAFWKRTLDGSSSKYLWTQYHTYDDLPKLLNPKTGFVQNANDPPWSSTYPAALQADKFPAYLSPQEMRLRPQRAINLIKSDAAITFQELVAYKLNTGLEAADRILDDLLAAVKQYPDPVAIRAVPVLQKWDKTTDAQSKGAVLFVRWLNKLGRNPFQTPWDPAHSLTTPDGLQDPKKAVALFARAALEVETDYGALDVAWGEVYRFRMGNYNLPGNGGPDQFGAFRVIQFAPTPTDGNKSFATGGDSYVAITEFGPKVKAQVLLSYGNATQPGSKHLGDQLLLLSQKKLRPALLEKTDVLKNLEKREQLYMQTKQPGR encoded by the coding sequence ATGAGAATGCTTTTTACGTTGGTTATATTCTGCTTACTGGCACCAGTAACGTTTGGTCAGAATCAGGCTACTTCCGGGGCAGCATCAAATTTACCGACCGAAATTTTATGGGATAGATACGGCGTACCACACGTTTATGGCCGCAGTATTCCGGAAATGTACTACGCCTTTGGTTGGGCGCAAATGCACAACCACGCCAATTTACTTTTAAAATTATACGGGCAGGCCCGCGGCCGGGCGGCGGAATATTGGGGAATAGACTACTTGGCTACCGATAAACAGGTGCACCTATTTAATTTGCCGGAAACTGCCCGCCAAAACTACGCAAAACAGGACCCGGAGTACAAAAGTTATTTAGATGCTTTCGTAAAAGGCATAAACGCCTACGCGCAGGCGCATCCGGAAGTAATTGACCCTGCCCGGAAGCGCGTACTGCCTATTACCCCGACCGATGTGCTGGCCCATAGTACCCGTATAATTTGCCTGGAGTTTTTAGCGGCCGGCGATATTTACAATGCCCTGCAGCCGATGAATGCGGGATCGAACGCGTATGCGATTGGTCCTGCCAAATCAGCTTCTAAAAATGCTTTGCTGATGGCCAATCCGCATTTACCCTGGAGCGATTTCTACTTATTTTTTGAAGCACACCTCACAGCTCCCGGGTTTCAAGCCTACGGCGCTTCGCTGGTGGGGCAACCCGTATTGAACATCGCCTTCAACAATAAATTGGGCTGGACCCATACCGTGAACACCATTGATGCCTCCGATCGGTACGAGTTAACTTTAAAAAATAATGGCTACTTGCTCGACGGCGTCGTGCAGCCTTTTACCCATAGAAAAGTTACTTTAAAAATCCGGCAAGCCGATGGCACTTTCTTGACCCAACCTACGGAGTTTTTGAGTTCCAAACAGGGGCCAATTGCGGGGGAAAAGAACGGGAAAGCCTATGCCATACGGATAGCTGGTTTAGAAAATGCTTTTTTAGACGCCCAATATCATAAAATGGCACTGGCCCAAAACTTTAAGGAGTTTGAAACCGCTTTAAAAATGCTGCAAAATCCGATGTTCAACGTTATTTACGCCGACCAGGAAGGCAACATATTCTACCTTTTCAACGGCAACGTACCTAAACGCAGCGAAGGCGACTGGGCTTTCTGGAAACGGACTTTGGATGGTAGTTCCTCCAAATACCTCTGGACGCAGTACCATACTTACGACGATTTACCTAAATTATTGAACCCTAAAACCGGGTTTGTACAAAACGCCAACGATCCTCCCTGGTCCAGCACCTACCCTGCTGCCTTGCAAGCAGACAAATTTCCGGCTTATCTGTCGCCGCAGGAAATGCGCTTGCGTCCGCAGCGGGCGATAAATTTAATCAAAAGCGATGCGGCTATTACCTTTCAGGAACTGGTTGCTTATAAACTAAACACCGGCCTGGAAGCTGCCGACCGTATCCTGGACGATTTATTGGCGGCAGTAAAGCAATACCCGGACCCGGTGGCCATCAGAGCCGTGCCTGTTCTCCAGAAATGGGATAAAACCACCGATGCCCAAAGTAAAGGCGCGGTGTTATTTGTGCGGTGGCTGAATAAATTAGGTCGTAATCCTTTCCAGACGCCATGGGACCCGGCGCATTCCTTAACTACCCCCGATGGCTTACAAGACCCCAAAAAAGCCGTAGCCTTATTTGCCCGGGCAGCGCTGGAAGTTGAAACCGATTACGGTGCTCTGGATGTGGCTTGGGGAGAAGTATACCGGTTCCGGATGGGTAACTATAACTTGCCCGGTAACGGCGGCCCCGACCAGTTCGGCGCTTTTCGGGTCATTCAATTTGCGCCAACTCCCACCGACGGCAATAAAAGCTTTGCTACGGGTGGCGATAGTTACGTGGCCATAACCGAATTTGGCCCCAAAGTAAAAGCCCAGGTGTTGCTTAGTTACGGCAATGCTACCCAACCCGGCAGCAAACACCTCGGCGATCAATTACTTTTACTCTCGCAAAAAAAACTGCGGCCAGCCTTATTAGAAAAGACCGATGTTTTAAAAAATCTGGAAAAACGGGAGCAATTATACATGCAAACAAAACAGCCGGGAAGATAG
- a CDS encoding glycerophosphodiester phosphodiesterase, translating into MKKIFCLSFFWMTYFLQPSFGQTHLFAPIYLTNYSYSKDRLVVGTIKLRAGKDTKIQSISLAGEQAEAFKISKDYQLSIRKEKLNNSKNPLEVALKVKTNAGEYQPTFRIVKDEFIKNKVVAHRGAWKNTGVAENSVASLNHAVAMGCEGSEFDVRMSSDSVLYVNHDPEIQGLSIAKSSSNALKTIKLAHGETFPTLQDYLRAGMQQTKTKLILEIKASETGKENSLAATRKIVKMVEDLHAQAWVDYISFDYDVCTEVMKLAPYAKVAYLNGDKNPAELAQANFYGLDYHFKVLQKNPTWIKEAKQNKLTINVWTVNEKTMLEDFLKENVDFITTNEPELLLNMISAK; encoded by the coding sequence ATGAAAAAAATATTTTGTTTAAGTTTTTTCTGGATGACGTATTTCTTGCAACCCAGCTTTGGTCAAACCCATCTTTTTGCTCCCATTTATTTAACTAATTATTCTTACTCGAAAGACCGGTTGGTAGTAGGTACAATTAAATTACGGGCCGGAAAGGATACCAAAATTCAAAGTATTAGCTTAGCCGGCGAACAAGCCGAGGCTTTTAAAATAAGTAAGGATTACCAACTTTCTATCCGGAAAGAAAAGCTAAATAACAGTAAAAATCCCCTGGAAGTAGCACTAAAAGTTAAAACCAACGCCGGCGAATACCAGCCTACTTTCCGGATTGTAAAGGACGAGTTTATAAAAAATAAAGTAGTAGCGCACCGCGGCGCCTGGAAAAACACCGGGGTAGCCGAAAATTCGGTGGCTTCTTTAAATCATGCCGTGGCAATGGGTTGCGAAGGCAGTGAATTTGATGTCCGGATGTCTTCTGACTCGGTGCTGTACGTAAACCACGACCCGGAAATTCAAGGCCTCTCGATTGCAAAAAGCTCTTCTAATGCATTAAAAACTATAAAATTAGCGCACGGCGAAACATTTCCAACCCTGCAGGATTATTTGCGGGCCGGCATGCAGCAAACTAAAACCAAGCTTATTTTAGAAATTAAAGCTTCGGAAACAGGTAAAGAAAATTCCTTGGCGGCCACCAGAAAAATTGTAAAAATGGTAGAAGATTTACACGCCCAGGCTTGGGTAGATTACATCAGCTTTGATTACGACGTTTGTACCGAAGTTATGAAGCTGGCGCCGTATGCCAAAGTAGCGTACTTAAACGGCGACAAAAACCCTGCTGAATTAGCCCAAGCAAATTTCTACGGCCTGGATTACCATTTTAAGGTTTTACAAAAAAATCCTACCTGGATTAAAGAAGCCAAACAAAATAAACTCACCATTAACGTCTGGACGGTGAATGAGAAAACTATGCTGGAAGATTTTCTGAAAGAAAACGTAGATTTTATTACCACCAACGAACCCGAATTACTCTTAAATATGATTTCTGCCAAGTGA
- a CDS encoding DUF4838 domain-containing protein — protein sequence MLFKARLKRACNRQGHAVFVLIICLCFFLSGLPLSAQKKSRPKQTNASATHIVLTDKETSRYRIVVPTAATPHELKASQVLQDYLLQISGVALPIVAANKGRSRYEIVLGQNERLAEAGINVDFNKLKEDGFLIKTDSLRLVIVGGNEKGTLYGVYTFLEKYLGCRMYSPKVKVIPTQKQIVLSPINDLQVPVILFRDTHYRGTWEAEYTDWHKLDHDKEGGRPDWGMWVHTFNELVPPQNYYKEHPEYYSLVNGKRLPTQLCLTNPAVLEITVQNLRRKIAQNPTATYWSVSQNDNRNYCTCDNCRAIDEREGSPSGSIIQFVNQVAVQFPDKIISTLAYEYGRKAPKSLRPRPNVNIMLCSIEVNRDKPINEDPASTDFRRDVEEWGKIAKDIIVWDYVIQFNHLISPFPNLHVIQPNIAFFAKHGVTAMFEQGNREVGGEFTELRSYLISKLLWDPNQNVDVLMDDFLQGYYGVAAKPIRTYINEMREALQKSGAPLRIFGTPYDAATTYLTPTLIRRYEQLFDEAEAAVNQDSKLLERVKIARLPLEYAIMEQAKKNFTGKQGVFVKTDGKWQVRSAIRAKIDSFTDLCNRQGVTQVKEWSTSPEEYRAAMYRLFSQGMKEHLAYNKKVKFLSPVAESQPTEAGRMLTDGVRGSHDYAFNWFSFSGKDLEVVIDLEEIKPVKRIESAYHQFAFWLGILPKKVEYSVSMDGEHFEPVGLVNNTLPIDQYGAIQRDFVAEFAPRNVRYVKVKAYTIGNTPEWHPGAGRPATMRIDEIVVE from the coding sequence ATGTTGTTTAAAGCAAGATTAAAAAGAGCCTGCAACCGGCAGGGACATGCAGTTTTTGTTTTAATTATTTGCCTTTGCTTTTTCCTTTCTGGTCTGCCGCTTTCGGCGCAAAAAAAGAGCCGGCCTAAACAAACCAATGCGTCAGCCACCCATATCGTTCTCACCGATAAGGAAACGAGCCGGTACCGGATAGTGGTGCCCACGGCGGCCACTCCGCACGAATTAAAAGCTTCGCAGGTGCTACAGGACTATTTACTCCAGATTTCGGGCGTGGCTTTGCCCATAGTAGCCGCGAATAAAGGCCGGAGCCGGTACGAAATTGTGCTGGGGCAGAATGAGCGGTTAGCCGAAGCCGGTATTAACGTAGATTTTAATAAACTGAAGGAAGATGGGTTTTTAATTAAAACTGATAGCCTGCGTTTAGTTATTGTCGGTGGCAACGAAAAAGGGACTCTCTACGGGGTGTATACTTTCCTGGAAAAATACCTGGGTTGCCGCATGTATAGTCCCAAAGTTAAAGTAATTCCCACGCAAAAGCAGATTGTTTTATCCCCGATTAACGATTTACAAGTACCGGTAATTTTATTCCGGGATACGCATTACCGGGGTACCTGGGAAGCCGAGTATACTGATTGGCACAAGCTCGACCATGATAAAGAAGGCGGCCGGCCGGATTGGGGCATGTGGGTACATACTTTTAACGAGTTGGTTCCGCCGCAGAATTATTACAAAGAACACCCCGAATATTACTCCCTGGTGAATGGCAAACGCCTCCCTACGCAACTCTGCCTTACCAACCCAGCTGTTTTAGAAATTACCGTGCAGAACCTGCGGCGAAAAATAGCGCAAAACCCTACGGCCACTTACTGGTCGGTAAGTCAGAACGACAACCGTAATTACTGTACCTGCGATAATTGCCGGGCCATTGATGAGCGCGAAGGTTCCCCTTCCGGGTCTATTATTCAATTTGTGAACCAGGTAGCCGTGCAATTTCCGGATAAAATAATTTCTACCCTGGCCTATGAATACGGCCGTAAAGCGCCCAAATCTTTACGGCCCCGGCCAAACGTAAACATCATGCTCTGCAGCATTGAGGTAAACCGCGATAAGCCCATCAACGAAGACCCTGCTAGCACCGATTTCCGGCGCGACGTAGAAGAATGGGGCAAAATAGCTAAGGATATTATTGTTTGGGATTACGTTATTCAGTTCAACCACCTGATTAGTCCTTTCCCGAACCTGCACGTGATTCAGCCGAATATTGCTTTTTTTGCCAAACACGGCGTAACGGCCATGTTCGAACAAGGAAATCGCGAAGTAGGAGGGGAGTTTACCGAACTCCGGAGTTATCTAATCTCCAAACTTTTGTGGGACCCGAACCAGAATGTAGACGTTTTAATGGACGATTTTCTGCAAGGCTATTACGGAGTTGCCGCCAAACCTATCCGGACTTACATCAACGAAATGCGGGAAGCCTTACAGAAATCGGGCGCTCCGCTCCGGATATTTGGTACTCCCTACGATGCTGCCACTACCTATTTAACGCCTACTCTTATCCGGCGGTACGAGCAATTGTTCGATGAAGCCGAAGCCGCTGTAAACCAGGATTCCAAATTGCTGGAACGGGTGAAAATTGCCCGCTTGCCGTTGGAGTACGCTATCATGGAACAGGCTAAGAAAAACTTTACCGGGAAGCAGGGCGTGTTTGTAAAAACCGATGGAAAATGGCAAGTGCGTTCGGCCATCCGGGCCAAAATTGACTCGTTCACGGATTTATGTAACCGGCAGGGAGTAACGCAGGTGAAAGAATGGAGTACTTCGCCGGAAGAATACCGGGCCGCCATGTACCGTTTATTTTCCCAGGGCATGAAAGAGCACCTGGCTTATAACAAAAAAGTTAAATTTTTAAGTCCGGTTGCCGAAAGTCAGCCCACCGAGGCCGGGCGGATGCTCACCGACGGGGTTCGCGGCAGCCACGATTACGCTTTCAACTGGTTTTCTTTCAGCGGCAAAGACCTGGAAGTAGTCATTGACCTGGAAGAAATAAAACCGGTGAAACGGATTGAATCGGCGTATCACCAATTTGCCTTCTGGCTGGGCATTCTACCTAAAAAGGTAGAGTATTCGGTTTCTATGGATGGGGAACATTTTGAGCCAGTCGGATTGGTAAATAATACCTTGCCCATTGACCAGTACGGCGCTATTCAGCGGGATTTTGTTGCGGAATTTGCTCCCCGGAACGTTCGCTACGTGAAGGTAAAAGCTTATACTATTGGTAACACCCCTGAATGGCATCCTGGAGCCGGGCGGCCCGCTACCATGCGGATTGATGAAATTGTGGTAGAGTAG